The following coding sequences are from one Acidobacteriota bacterium window:
- a CDS encoding UbiA family prenyltransferase: protein MDAVPLCVDLDGTLVATDTLWESVRRIVGRRPWRLPGLGLALLRGRVAFKAVTAAADDFEADALPYREEVLDLVRRARSEGRPVLLVTAAHESVALEVAAHLGLFDEVLATGDEENLKGAAKAAVLEGRFGRGGFDYVGDSTADLAVFAVARRAFLVAPSGSMARRARALTEGRGETICRRPARLKALVAALRPHQWSKNALILAPALMGHDLPAASQALAGIFAFVAFSLCASAGYVLNDLVDLDADRRHRSKRRRPFARGDLPLYWGPFLVVALLAVSAGLAWIATPPIFVGLLGFYFLLSLGYSYAFKRRPVIDVLVLAGLYTLRLLSGGVAMGIEISAWLLAFSTFLFFSLAMAKRYTELLALEGGRDEKIGRRGYLRRDLEMVASMGPAAGYIAVLVFALYLNSDRVRMNYEEPFVLWLAAPLLLYWITRIWFLAHRGELDDDPVKFALVDPESWVCAGLVLLIAALARYLPNIDLIQLVP from the coding sequence GTGGACGCTGTTCCCCTCTGTGTCGACCTCGACGGCACCCTGGTCGCTACCGACACACTCTGGGAATCGGTGCGGAGGATCGTCGGTCGCCGGCCCTGGCGCCTGCCGGGATTGGGCCTCGCCCTGCTGCGGGGGCGGGTGGCGTTCAAGGCGGTGACGGCCGCGGCGGATGACTTCGAGGCCGACGCCTTGCCCTACCGGGAGGAGGTCCTCGACCTGGTGCGGCGCGCCCGCAGCGAGGGACGTCCGGTGCTGCTGGTCACCGCGGCCCACGAGAGTGTCGCCCTCGAGGTGGCCGCGCACCTGGGACTCTTCGACGAGGTGCTGGCCACGGGGGACGAGGAGAACCTCAAGGGTGCCGCCAAGGCTGCGGTGCTGGAGGGACGTTTCGGGCGGGGGGGCTTCGACTATGTCGGAGATTCCACCGCCGACCTGGCTGTCTTCGCCGTGGCTCGCAGGGCCTTTCTCGTCGCACCTTCCGGCTCGATGGCGAGGCGCGCTCGAGCGCTGACGGAGGGCAGGGGTGAGACGATCTGTCGCCGGCCTGCGCGCCTGAAGGCTCTGGTGGCCGCCTTGCGCCCCCACCAATGGTCGAAAAACGCCCTGATCCTGGCGCCGGCTTTGATGGGGCACGATCTGCCGGCTGCGTCCCAGGCGCTGGCGGGGATCTTCGCTTTTGTCGCCTTCAGCCTCTGCGCGTCCGCCGGTTACGTGCTCAACGACCTGGTGGACCTCGACGCGGATCGGCGTCATCGCAGCAAGCGCCGCCGGCCTTTCGCCCGGGGCGACCTGCCCCTCTACTGGGGGCCGTTTCTGGTCGTGGCGCTGCTCGCTGTTTCGGCGGGTCTGGCCTGGATCGCCACGCCGCCGATCTTCGTGGGCCTGCTCGGCTTCTATTTTCTGCTCAGCCTGGGCTACTCCTACGCCTTCAAGCGCCGTCCGGTGATCGACGTGCTGGTCCTGGCCGGGCTCTACACCTTGCGGCTGCTCTCGGGTGGGGTGGCGATGGGCATCGAGATTTCCGCGTGGCTGTTGGCTTTTTCGACCTTTCTCTTCTTTTCCCTGGCCATGGCCAAGCGGTATACGGAACTGCTGGCTCTCGAAGGGGGACGTGACGAGAAGATCGGGCGCCGGGGTTACCTCCGCCGCGACCTGGAGATGGTGGCCAGCATGGGGCCGGCCGCGGGCTACATCGCCGTGCTGGTCTTCGCCCTCTACCTGAACAGTGACCGCGTGCGGATGAACTACGAGGAGCCTTTCGTGCTCTGGCTGGCGGCGCCGTTGCTGCTGTACTGGATCACCAGGATCTGGTTCCTGGCGCACCGCGGGGAGCTCGATGACGATCCGGTGAAGTTCGCCCTGGTGGATCCCGAGAGCTGGGTTTGTGCCGGGCTGGTTCTGTTGATCGCGGCCCTGGCTCGATACTTGCCGAACATCGACCTGATCCAGCTCGTTCCCTAG